A single region of the Kryptolebias marmoratus isolate JLee-2015 linkage group LG10, ASM164957v2, whole genome shotgun sequence genome encodes:
- the bahd1 gene encoding bromo adjacent homology domain-containing 1 protein: MSETMVKAQQNQPIKCKKPKKKKDCKDKGGGVRKRKDEKNQHRGKQKRDKKDSRHRKKCVSTGSGDALACCVVLTRLDEKGVVGKEKNAKVKKQKSVKVKKKQCPIKSMTKSGPMKSSTAIRQTLEPKNNQDGALLMLPSPVVEPRRRRMASLNAEAVNSLLLYRDSSLVTNLAKKWQPFRDDADKDLTKAKNVSSGGKAVLKERAKKSRKSAAQAQEIDWLSLFAPTPRRQAGLTAAALLKLTSTQYSTKRQKKTESKPGAGTEPAASAPSDINDKPVSEETAQTKRRPHPKHKEQLKHRTQGTEVSVHPQLNSALQGCCSLCKTEAVDPEWKSATGGQGCLKHAFHCGSSLGFSLKTIKEEQMETKVSSCYCCSQERCVEYCHRLALFLEDKTFKEPEDGSLSDVFHHHHHHHHHHHHHHLQSPHTVAHPAAITISPHSYTCFPSYYVHFSHPDSSSSPIPPLALCPRSSKRPKLHPSAGAQPSGIGRPVYCCTSVEACYGEPCRINGFSACSGVIPAITRGGCPFSPKDCTKCNHGIKRDEYPSTLSDHHSPSSIPVCPSPRILTGCPIPTVPPAGQSVPRVQTPLSDPSQPQPPLQVAKECPQSAKPPSGSRSGARGSSAVSPLSRDKKQRLGSASVGGQTVAKQPKNSRQKSTNGWKPVGVPFEKEVFIVGEEALVLRKSFEGIRRDGDVIRVRDTVLLKSGPRKKTLPYVAKVSALWEEPESGELMMSLFWYYRPEHTQGGRNPTVHCENEIFASRHQDVNSVACIEDKCYVLTLAQYCRFCALVKRRREGVRDCAASLVVPPAVGNAMPTHHCVPDDVDPEMVFFCRHVYDFRYGRLLKNLQ, translated from the exons ATGTCTGAGACAATGGTGAAAGCTCAGCAAAACCAGCCAATCAAATGCAAGAAgcccaagaagaagaaggactGCAAGGACAAAGGAGGTGGCGTAAGGAAAAGGAAAGACGAAAAGAACCAACACAGAGGGAAACAGAAGAGAGACAAGAAAGACTCGCGTCACAGGAAGAAGTGCGTGTCGACGGGCAGCGGGGATGCGTTAGCCTGCTGTGTCGTGCTGACCCGTCTGGATGAgaaaggagttgttggtaaagaaaaaaatgcaaaagttaaGAAGCAAAAGAGcgttaaagtaaaaaagaaacagtgcCCGATTAAAAGTATGACCAAATCTGGACCTATGAAATCTTCCACAGCCATTCGGCAAACACTGgaaccaaaaaacaaccaagatgGCGCCTTACTCATGTTACCATCACCTGTCGTTGAGCCTCGCAGGAGAAGGATGGCCTCTCTAAACGCTGAGGCCGTCAACAGTTTGCTGCTCTACAGAGACAGTTCCCTCGTGACAAATCTCGCAAAGAAGTGGCAGCCTTTCAGAGACGATGCAGACAAAGATCTTACTAAAGCCAAAAACGTTTCTTCGGGAGGTAAAGCAGTCCTAAAGGAAAGAGCCAAAAAATCGAGGAAGTCAGCAGCTCAGGCTCAGGAGATCGACTGGTTGAGTTTGTTTGCTCCGACACCGCGACGTCAGGCAGGCCTCACTGCTGCAGCGCTGCTCAAACTCACCAGTACCCAATACAGCACCAAACGACAGAAGAAGACAGAGTCCAAACCGGGGGCCGGGACTGAACCAGCAGCCTCCGCGCCGAGTGACATCAATGATAAACCTGTGAGTGAAGAAACAGCTCAGACCAAAAGAAGACCACATCCCAAACACAAGGAACAACTAAAGCACAGAACGCAGGGCACAGAAGTGTCTGTCCACCCCCAGCTGAACTCTGCTCTTCAGGGATGCTGTAGCTTGTGCAAGACAGAAGCTGTGGATCCGGAGTGGAAGAGTGCCACGGGGGGGCAGGGGTGTCTCAAACATGCTTTCCATTGTGGCTCTTCTTTGGGATTCTCTTTGAAAACGATCAAAGAGGAGCAGATGGAGACCAAAGTGTCCTCCTGCTACTGCTGTTCCCAGGAGAGATGTGTCGAGTACTGTCACAGACTGGCCCTATTCCTGGAGGACAAGACCTTCAAGGAGCCGGAGGACGGCTCGCTGTCCGACGTGttccaccaccaccatcatcaccatcaccaccatcaccaccaccatctTCAGTCGCCGCATACTGTAGCCCACCCGGCAGCTATAACCATCAGCCCGCACTCGTACACTTGCTTCCCAAGCTACTACGTCCACTTCAGCCACCCCGACAGCTCGTCGTCTCCCATCCCGCCCCTCGCTTTGTGCCCACGAAGCAGCAAGCGGCCGAAGCTGCACCCCAGCGCGGGCGCGCAGCCCTCAGGAATCGGCCGCCCGGTGTACTGCTGCACCTCGGTGGAGGCGTGCTACGGAGAGCCCTGCAGGATCAACGGCTTCTCTGCTTGTTCCGGCGTGATTCCAGCCATCACCAGAGGAGGGTGCCCCTTCAGCCCCAAAGACTGCACTAAATGCAACCACGGCATCAAAAGAG ATGAATACCCATCAACCCTCAGTGATCACCACAGTCCCTCCTCCATCCCCGTTTGCCCCAGCCCCAGGATCCTCACCGGCTGCCCCATTCCCACCGTGCCTCCAGCCGGCCAATCGGTGCCCCGCGTTCAGACGCCGCTGTCCGACCCCAGCCAACCCCAGCCTCCGCTGCAGGTGGCGAAGGAGTGCCCGCAGAGTGCCAAGCCGCCCAGCGGGTCGAGGTCCGGGGCCCGCGGCAGCTCGGCCGTCTCCCCTCTGAGCCGGGACAAGAAGCAGAGGCTCGGCTCCGCCAGCGTCGGAGGGCAAACCGTTGCCAAGCAGCCAAAGAACAGCCGCCAAAAATCCACCAACGGCTGGAAGCCGGTTGGCGTGCCCTTCGAGAAGGAGGTTTTCATTGTG GGTGAGGAGGCTCTGGTCCTGAGGAAGAGCTTTGAGGGAATCCGCAGGGACGGGGACGTGATCCGGGTCAGAGACACTGTCCTGCTGAAGTCTGGACCCAGAAAAAAGACTCTGCCTTACGTGGCCAAGGTGTCGGCTCTGTGGGAGGAACCGGAGTCAG gaGAGCTGATGATGAGCTTGTTTTGGTACTACCGTCCAGAACACACGCAGGGGGGACGCAACCCCACCGTACATTGCGAG AATGAGATCTTTGCATCTCGTCACCAGGATGTGAACAGTGTGGCCTGTATTGAAGACAAATGCTATGTCCTAACATTGGCACAGTATTGTCg ATTTTGTGCCTTGGTAAAACGCCGAAGGGAGGGCGTCCGCGACTGCGCCGCCTCCCTCGTGGTGCCACCCGCTGTTGGCAATGCCATGCCCACCCACCACTGTGTGCCCGACGACGTCGACCCGGAGATGGTGTTTTTCTGTCGACACGTCTACGACTTCCGCTACGGACGCCTCCTCAAGAACCTGCAGTAG